A DNA window from Malus domestica chromosome 12, GDT2T_hap1 contains the following coding sequences:
- the LOC103430508 gene encoding mediator of RNA polymerase II transcription subunit 14-like isoform X1 has protein sequence MASELGQQTVEFSALVSRAAEESFLALKELTEKSKGAPDQSDTDKKIGLLKYLAKTQQRMLRLNVLAKWCQQVPLIQYCQQLTSTLSSHDTCFTQAADSLFFMHDGLQQACAPVYDVPSAIEILLTGSYQRLPKCVEDVGIQSSLNEEQQKPALKKLDTLVRSKLLEVSLPKEITDVKVSDGTAVLRVDGEFKVLVTLGYRGHLSMWRILHLELLVGERSGPVKLEVSRRHLLGDDLERRMAATENPFMILYSVLHELCVALIMGTVTRQVQALRQGRWKDAIRFELISDGSMSHAGTSASAQLNQDGETDSSGLRTPGLKFLYWLDFDKNNGISDSASCPSIKIEPGPDLQIKCLHSTFVIDPLTGKEAEFSLDQNCIDVERLLLRAICCNRYTRLLEIQKELVKNVQIWRGAGDVSLQSHVEEADVDHKKKEDKSNAGEYEGQEVLRVRAYGSSFFTLGINIRNGRFRLQSSHNILAPSGVLSECEDTLNQGSMTAAEVFINLRSRSILHLFASTGRFLGLEVYEHSFPAVKIPKNILNGSTMLLMGFPDCGSSYFLLMQLDKDFKPLFKLLETQPDPSRKPDSLNDLNQVMRIKKIDVSQMQMHEDDMNLSLLDLGKLQSFLPSSRGSNQSSENGFLSDISNEGSMPIAGCPPSSFSSVVDEVFELEKGLSVLPFSVPGSHFGSAPMNCPSPKWEGVMQISQLNNSSNLSSMATHYNGSLYPSNNLKGPVHSASLGNLPSGPGRSATVRKIPVSKSDQDLASLRSPQSVEYGSGTSVDEDQLRFMNETSKGAIYGNKSSRLLSPPRSTGPRISGPGVRPNGPKSTPIGPLTGPSRVAGSNSYATTPVSQVPDSGVCHSPNHDVSKNDRKPRKRTVSDMLNLIPSLQGVEADSGVFKRRKTSEVTHPHQSSSQMLMSRDIISKFEVNSFGDLISEANKGNAPSSIYVSALLHVIRHCSLCIKHARLTSQMAALDIPYVEEVGLRSTSSNIWFRLPFARGDAWQHLCLRLGRPGSIYWDVKINDQHFRDLWELQKGSNGTPWGSGVRIANTSDIDSHIRYDPEGVVLSYQSVEADSIKKLVADIQRLSNARMFALGMRRLLGVRADEKPEESSTNPDFKALGVKVSPEATDRLSEQMRRAFRIEAVGLMSLWFSFGSGVLARFVVEWESGKEGCTMHVTPDQLWPHTKFLEDFINGAEVASLLDCIRLTAGPLHALAAATRPARASPIPGVPGGAVLSSIPKQAGYLPSQGLMPTSSTTNASQSPGLMGNAVSSPSTGPLANHSPHGAAGLAGAGRGGPGIVPSSLLPIDVSVVLRGPYWIRIIYRKHFAVDMRCFAGDQVWLQPATPPKGGPSIGGSLPCPQFRPFIMEHVAQELNGLDTNFTGGQQTGLSSSINQTPSSGSQLSTVNGNRVNLPGSAAMSRTGNNQVAGLNRVGNASLVSSNLAVVSSAGPALRRSPGPGVPAHVRGELNTAIIGLGDDGGYGGGWVPLVALKKVLRGILKYLGVLWLFAQLPGLLKEILGSILKDNEGSLLNLDQEQPALRFFVGGYVFAVSVHRVQLLLQVLSVKRFHQQQQQGQQPNTNTANEELSTAEIGEICDYFSRRVASEPYDASRVASFITLLTLPISVLREFLKLIAWKKGLAQAQGGDVSPAQKPRIELCLENHAGSSMDGSSDNSSVAKSNIYYNRPHNSVDFALTLVLDPAHIPPINAAGGAAWLPYCVSVRLRYSFGENPSVSFLGMEGSHGGRACWLRVDDWEKCKNKVARTVEHQGSSGVDGSQGRLRIVADYVQRTLHMCFKG, from the exons ATGGCGTCGGAGCTAGGGCAACAGACGGTGGAGTTCTCCGCCCTGGTGAGCCGCGCCGCCGAGGAATCCTTCCTCGCGCTGAAAGAGCTCACCGAGAAATCGAAGGGGGCGCCGGACCAGTCCGATACCGATAAGAAAATTGGACTGCTCAAGTACTTGGCTAAGACCCAGCAACGCATGCTCCGGCTCAATGTCCTCGCCAAGTGGTGCCAACAG GTCCCGTTAATACAATACTGCCAGCAACTTACCTCCACTCTATCAAGTCATGATACCTGTTTCACTCAAGCAGCagattcactatttttcatgcaTGATGGGCTGCAGCAAGCTTGTGCTCCTGTTTATGATGTTCCATCTGCAATTGAAATCCTCCTAACAGGGTCATATCAGCGTTTGCCGAAATGTGTAGAAGACGTGGGCATCCAGAGCTCACTAAATGAGGAACAGCAGAAGCCGGCTTTGAAAAAGCTGGACACACTTGTGCGATCTAAATTACTGGAAGTATCACTTCCAAAAGAAATTACTGATGTTAAAGTCTCCGATGGTACAGCAGTGCTTCGTGTTGATGGAGAATTCAAGGTTTTGGTGACTCTAGGCTACCGAGGGCACCTATCAATGTGGAGGATACTGCATTTGGAACTGCTTGTTGGTGAGAGAAGTGGACCTGTAAAGCTTGAAGTATCGCGGCGGCATCTTCTTGGGGATGATTTAGAGCGCAGAATGGCTGCTACAGAAAATCCGTTCATGATATTATACTCAGTTCTACATGAGCTTTGTGTTGCACTTATCATGGGCACTGTCACAAGGCAAGTACAAGCTCTTCGGCAAGGTAGATGGAAAGATGCAATTCGATTTGAGCTCATATCCGATGGGAGCATGAGTCATGCAGGGACTTCTGCCTCTGCACAATTAAATCAAGATGGAGAAACTGATTCATCTGGTCTACGAACACCAGGGTTAAAATTTTTATACTGGTTAGATTTTGATAAAAACAATGGTATTTCTGATTCAGCATCATGTCCGTCTATAAAAATTGAACCAGGACCGGATCTGCAGATAAAGTGTCTTCATAGCACATTTGTCATAGATCCATTAACTGGAAAGGAGGCAGAATTTTCTCTTGACCAAAACTGTATTGATGTTGAGAGGTTGCTTCTGAGAGCCATCTGCTGTAACAGATATACTCGTCTGCTTGAAATTCAGAAAGAGctggtgaaaaatgttcaaatCTGGCGAGGTGCAGGGGATGTTTCTCTTCAGTCTCATGTGGAAGAAGCGGATGTTGACCATAAAAAG AAAGAAGATAAGTCCAATGCTGGAGAATATGAAGGGCAGGAAGTATTACGTGTGCGCGCCTATGGCTCATCATTTTTCACCCTGGGAATAAACATTAG GAATGGGCGATTTCGTCTTCAGTCCTCTCATAATATTCTTGCTCCTTCGGGAGTTTTGTCTGAATGTGAAGATACTTTAAATCAAGGAAGTATGACTGCAGCTGAAGTTTTCATAAATTTGAGAAGCAGAAGTATTTTGCACTTATTTGCATCTACTGGCCGATTTCTAGGGCTTGAG GTGTATGAACATAGTTTTCCTGCAGTTAAAATACCGAAGAACATTTTGAATGGTTCAACTATGTTGCTAATGGGGTTTCCTGATTGCGGGAGCTCTTATTTCTTGCTGATGCAACTTGATAAGGACTTTAAACCCCTATTTAAATTGCTTGAAACTCAGCCAGATCCATCTAGAAAACCCGATTCTTTAAATGACTTAAACCAAGTGATGCGGATCAAGAAAATTGATGTTAGCCAGATGCAGATGCATGAAGATGATATGAATTTAAGCTTGCTTGACTTGGGAAAACTACAATCCTTTCTGCCCAGTTCCAGGGGTTCTAATCAGTCTTCTGAAAATGGTTTTCTTTCGGATATCAGCAATGAAGGTTCTATGCCTATTGCAGGGTGTCCACCTTCGAGTTTTTCTTCTGTTGTAGATGAAGTGTTTGAACTAGAGAAGGGGTTATCTGTACTTCCTTTTTCTGTTCCTGGTTCTCATTTTGGATCTGCTCCGATGAATTGTCCCTCTCCTAAATGGGAAGGAGTTATGCAGATATCACAGTTAAATAATTCTTCAAATCTTTCTAGCATGGCCACCCACTATAATGGATCCTTATATCCATCAAATAATTTGAAAGGCCCCGTACATTCTGCTTCTCTTGGTAATCTACCTTCTGGCCCAGGAAGGAGTGCCACTGTGAGGAAAATACCAGTGTCAAAATCTGATCAGGATTTGGCTTCTCTTAGGTCTCCACAGTCAGTTGAGTATGGTTCTGGTACTTCAGTGGATGAAGATCAGCTGAGATTTATGAATGAAACTTCAAAGGGTGCAATATATGGGAATAAATCATCCCGGTTATTATCTCCACCTCGGTCTACTGGTCCCAGAATTTCTGGGCCTGGTGTGAGACCCAACGGGCCCAAAAGTACACCTATCGGGCCTTTAACTGGACCTTCCAGAGTTGCCGGATCAAACTCATATGCAACCACTCCCGTAT CCCAGGTCCCAGATTCGGGAGTATGTCATAGCCCTAACCATGATGTTTCGAAAAATGATAGAAAACCTCGCAAACGCACAGTTTCAGATATGTTGAATTTGATCCCATCACTTCAGGGTGTGGAAGCCGATTCAGGAGTTTTTAAAAGGAGGAAAACTTCTGAAGTAACTCATCCTCATCAGTCTTCTTCACAGATGCTTATGTCAAGGGATataatttcaaaatttgaagtAAACAGTTTCGGGGATCTGATATCTGAAGCAAATAAGGGAAATGCACCTTCCAGCATTTATGTTTCAGCTCTTCTTCATGTGATCAGACACTGTTCTCTTTGTATTAAGCATGCCAGATTAACTAGCCAGATGGCGGCTCTGGATATCCCTTATGTTGAAGAAGTGGGTCTAAGAAGTACATCATCAAACATATGGTTTCGACTTCCATTTGCCAGAGGTGATGCATGGCAACACTTATGCTTGCGACTTGGCAGACCTGGAAGCATTTATTGGGATGTCAAAATAAATGACCAGCATTTCAGGGATTTGTGGGAGCTTCAGAAAGGAAGCAATGGTACACCTTGGGGTTCTGGTGTTCGAATTGCCAATACATCTGACATTGACTCTCATATTCGCTATGATCCAGAGGGTGTTGTTCTTAGTTATCAGTCTGTGGAGGCTGATAGTATTAAGAAGTTAGTGGCTGACATCCAAAGACTTTCTAATGCAAGAATGTTTGCCCTTGGGATGCGGAGATTGCTTGGTGTAAGAGCAGATGAGAAGCCAGAAGAAAGTAGTACAAACCCTGATTTTAAAGCACTAGGAGTCAAAGTTTCTCCTGAGGCAACTGATAGACTATCTGAGCAAATGCGAAGGGCATTTAGAATTGAGGCTGTTGGACTTATGAGTCTGTGGTTCAGTTTTGGATCAGGTGTCCTTGCTCGCTTTGTTGTAGAGTGGGAGTCAGGTAAAGAGGGTTGTACTATGCATGTAACCCCCGACCAACTTTGGCCCCATACCAAG TTCCTGGAAGATTTCATAAATGGAGCTGAAGTTGCTTCACTTTTGGATTGCATTCGACTCACTGCAGGGCCCTTGCATGCTCTTGCAGCGGCAACACGACCTGCACGAGCTAGTCCTATACCGGGGGTCCCTGGAGGAGCAGTCCTCTCTTCTATCCCAAAGCAGGCTGGGTACTTACCATCTCAGGGCCTTATGCCTACTAGTTCAACCACAAATGCCAGTCAGTCTCCTGGCCTTATGGGGAACGCAGTTTCATCTCCTTCTACAGGGCCTCTTGCAAATCATAGCCCGCATGGGGCTGCTGGTTTAGCTGGTGCTGGCCGAGGTGGACCTGGCATTGTACCCAGCTCACTGTTGCCCATTGATGTCTCTGTTGTGCTACGTGGACCCTATTGGATACGGATCATATACCGAAAGCACTTCGCGGTTGACATGCGCTGTTTTGCAGGAGATCAGGTTTGGTTGCAACCAGCAACCCCACCCAAGGGGGGCCCTTCCATTGGTGGGTCACTACCTTGCCCTCAATTTAGACCATTTATTATGGAGCATGTAGCCCAAGAATTGAATGGTTTAGATACTAATTTCACCGGTGGTCAGCAGACAGGACTGTCAAGTTCAATCAATCAAACCCCAAGTTCAGGTTCCCAACTGTCTACTGTAAATGGAAATAGGGTTAACCTCCCTGGTTCTGCTGCTATGTCCAGGACAGGCAACAACCAAGTAGCTGGTTTAAACCGTGTCGGAAATGCTTCTCTGGTATCCTCAAATTTGGCTGTTGTGAGCTCAGCAGGGCCGGCTTTACGTAGATCCCCAGGTCCTGGTGTCCCTGCTCATGTGAGAGGAGAACTGAATACAGCCATTATTGGTCTTGGAGATGACGGAGGGTATGGAGGTGGTTGGGTTCCTCTTGTTGCTCTTAAAAAGGTGCTAAGAGGTATTCTCAAGTACCTTGGAGTTCTATGGCTATTTGCCCAGCTACCAGGGCTCTTGAAAGAGATTTTGGGGTCAATTCTGAAAGACAATGAAGGCTCACTTCTAAATTTAGACCAGGAGCAGCCCGCCTTGAGATTCTTTGTTGG TGGCTATGTATTTGCTGTAAGTGTTCACAGAGTTCAACTTCTTCTTCAAGTACTGAGCGTGAAACGATTCcatcagcagcagcaacaaGGGCAACAGCCAAATACAAACACTGCCAATGAGGAATTATCTACAGCCGAAATAGGAGAAATATGTGACTACTTCAGTCGGCGTGTTGCTTCAGAGCCTTATGATGCATCTCGTGTCGCGTCATTCATTACTCTCCTTACCTTACCCATATCAGTTCTAAGAGAATTCTTGAAATTAATAGCATGGAAAAAAGGACTAGCCCAGGCACAAGGGGGAGATGTATCACCTGCTCAAAAACCCCGTATTGAATTATGCCTTGAAAACCATGCTGGCTCGAGTATGGATGGGAGCTCAGATAATTCATCTGTTGCCAAAAGTAATATTTATTATAATCGGCCTCATAACTCAGTTGATTTTGCATTGACACTTGTTCTTGATCCTGCTCACATACCTCCTATAAACGCCGCTGGTGGAGCTGCATGGTTGCCATACTGCGTCTCAGTGAGGTTGAGGTATTCATTTGGCGAAAATCCTAGCGTGTCCTTTCTTGGTATGGAAGGAAGCCATGGAGGTCGAGCTTGCTGGTTGCGCGTTGATGACTGGGAGAAGTGTAAAAACAAGGTTGCTCGAACTGTGGAACATCAGGGTAGTTCAGGAGTAGACGGTAGTCAAGGAAGGTTAAGAATCGTAGCTGACTATGTGCAAAGGACACTGCATATGTGCTTCAAGGGCTGA
- the LOC103430508 gene encoding mediator of RNA polymerase II transcription subunit 14-like isoform X2 — protein sequence MASELGQQTVEFSALVSRAAEESFLALKELTEKSKGAPDQSDTDKKIGLLKYLAKTQQRMLRLNVLAKWCQQVPLIQYCQQLTSTLSSHDTCFTQAADSLFFMHDGLQQACAPVYDVPSAIEILLTGSYQRLPKCVEDVGIQSSLNEEQQKPALKKLDTLVRSKLLEVSLPKEITDVKVSDGTAVLRVDGEFKVLVTLGYRGHLSMWRILHLELLVGERSGPVKLEVSRRHLLGDDLERRMAATENPFMILYSVLHELCVALIMGTVTRQVQALRQGRWKDAIRFELISDGSMSHAGTSASAQLNQDGETDSSGLRTPGLKFLYWLDFDKNNGISDSASCPSIKIEPGPDLQIKCLHSTFVIDPLTGKEAEFSLDQNCIDVERLLLRAICCNRYTRLLEIQKELVKNVQIWRGAGDVSLQSHVEEADVDHKKKEDKSNAGEYEGQEVLRVRAYGSSFFTLGINIRNGRFRLQSSHNILAPSGVLSECEDTLNQGSMTAAEVFINLRSRSILHLFASTGRFLGLEVYEHSFPAVKIPKNILNGSTMLLMGFPDCGSSYFLLMQLDKDFKPLFKLLETQPDPSRKPDSLNDLNQVMRIKKIDVSQMQMHEDDMNLSLLDLGKLQSFLPSSRGSNQSSENGFLSDISNEGSMPIAGCPPSSFSSVVDEVFELEKGLSVLPFSVPGSHFGSAPMNCPSPKWEGVMQISQLNNSSNLSSMATHYNGSLYPSNNLKGPVHSASLGNLPSGPGRSATVRKIPVSKSDQDLASLRSPQSVEYGSGTSVDEDQLRFMNETSKGAIYGNKSSRLLSPPRSTGPRISGPGVRPNGPKSTPIGPLTGPSRVAGSNSYATTPVPDSGVCHSPNHDVSKNDRKPRKRTVSDMLNLIPSLQGVEADSGVFKRRKTSEVTHPHQSSSQMLMSRDIISKFEVNSFGDLISEANKGNAPSSIYVSALLHVIRHCSLCIKHARLTSQMAALDIPYVEEVGLRSTSSNIWFRLPFARGDAWQHLCLRLGRPGSIYWDVKINDQHFRDLWELQKGSNGTPWGSGVRIANTSDIDSHIRYDPEGVVLSYQSVEADSIKKLVADIQRLSNARMFALGMRRLLGVRADEKPEESSTNPDFKALGVKVSPEATDRLSEQMRRAFRIEAVGLMSLWFSFGSGVLARFVVEWESGKEGCTMHVTPDQLWPHTKFLEDFINGAEVASLLDCIRLTAGPLHALAAATRPARASPIPGVPGGAVLSSIPKQAGYLPSQGLMPTSSTTNASQSPGLMGNAVSSPSTGPLANHSPHGAAGLAGAGRGGPGIVPSSLLPIDVSVVLRGPYWIRIIYRKHFAVDMRCFAGDQVWLQPATPPKGGPSIGGSLPCPQFRPFIMEHVAQELNGLDTNFTGGQQTGLSSSINQTPSSGSQLSTVNGNRVNLPGSAAMSRTGNNQVAGLNRVGNASLVSSNLAVVSSAGPALRRSPGPGVPAHVRGELNTAIIGLGDDGGYGGGWVPLVALKKVLRGILKYLGVLWLFAQLPGLLKEILGSILKDNEGSLLNLDQEQPALRFFVGGYVFAVSVHRVQLLLQVLSVKRFHQQQQQGQQPNTNTANEELSTAEIGEICDYFSRRVASEPYDASRVASFITLLTLPISVLREFLKLIAWKKGLAQAQGGDVSPAQKPRIELCLENHAGSSMDGSSDNSSVAKSNIYYNRPHNSVDFALTLVLDPAHIPPINAAGGAAWLPYCVSVRLRYSFGENPSVSFLGMEGSHGGRACWLRVDDWEKCKNKVARTVEHQGSSGVDGSQGRLRIVADYVQRTLHMCFKG from the exons ATGGCGTCGGAGCTAGGGCAACAGACGGTGGAGTTCTCCGCCCTGGTGAGCCGCGCCGCCGAGGAATCCTTCCTCGCGCTGAAAGAGCTCACCGAGAAATCGAAGGGGGCGCCGGACCAGTCCGATACCGATAAGAAAATTGGACTGCTCAAGTACTTGGCTAAGACCCAGCAACGCATGCTCCGGCTCAATGTCCTCGCCAAGTGGTGCCAACAG GTCCCGTTAATACAATACTGCCAGCAACTTACCTCCACTCTATCAAGTCATGATACCTGTTTCACTCAAGCAGCagattcactatttttcatgcaTGATGGGCTGCAGCAAGCTTGTGCTCCTGTTTATGATGTTCCATCTGCAATTGAAATCCTCCTAACAGGGTCATATCAGCGTTTGCCGAAATGTGTAGAAGACGTGGGCATCCAGAGCTCACTAAATGAGGAACAGCAGAAGCCGGCTTTGAAAAAGCTGGACACACTTGTGCGATCTAAATTACTGGAAGTATCACTTCCAAAAGAAATTACTGATGTTAAAGTCTCCGATGGTACAGCAGTGCTTCGTGTTGATGGAGAATTCAAGGTTTTGGTGACTCTAGGCTACCGAGGGCACCTATCAATGTGGAGGATACTGCATTTGGAACTGCTTGTTGGTGAGAGAAGTGGACCTGTAAAGCTTGAAGTATCGCGGCGGCATCTTCTTGGGGATGATTTAGAGCGCAGAATGGCTGCTACAGAAAATCCGTTCATGATATTATACTCAGTTCTACATGAGCTTTGTGTTGCACTTATCATGGGCACTGTCACAAGGCAAGTACAAGCTCTTCGGCAAGGTAGATGGAAAGATGCAATTCGATTTGAGCTCATATCCGATGGGAGCATGAGTCATGCAGGGACTTCTGCCTCTGCACAATTAAATCAAGATGGAGAAACTGATTCATCTGGTCTACGAACACCAGGGTTAAAATTTTTATACTGGTTAGATTTTGATAAAAACAATGGTATTTCTGATTCAGCATCATGTCCGTCTATAAAAATTGAACCAGGACCGGATCTGCAGATAAAGTGTCTTCATAGCACATTTGTCATAGATCCATTAACTGGAAAGGAGGCAGAATTTTCTCTTGACCAAAACTGTATTGATGTTGAGAGGTTGCTTCTGAGAGCCATCTGCTGTAACAGATATACTCGTCTGCTTGAAATTCAGAAAGAGctggtgaaaaatgttcaaatCTGGCGAGGTGCAGGGGATGTTTCTCTTCAGTCTCATGTGGAAGAAGCGGATGTTGACCATAAAAAG AAAGAAGATAAGTCCAATGCTGGAGAATATGAAGGGCAGGAAGTATTACGTGTGCGCGCCTATGGCTCATCATTTTTCACCCTGGGAATAAACATTAG GAATGGGCGATTTCGTCTTCAGTCCTCTCATAATATTCTTGCTCCTTCGGGAGTTTTGTCTGAATGTGAAGATACTTTAAATCAAGGAAGTATGACTGCAGCTGAAGTTTTCATAAATTTGAGAAGCAGAAGTATTTTGCACTTATTTGCATCTACTGGCCGATTTCTAGGGCTTGAG GTGTATGAACATAGTTTTCCTGCAGTTAAAATACCGAAGAACATTTTGAATGGTTCAACTATGTTGCTAATGGGGTTTCCTGATTGCGGGAGCTCTTATTTCTTGCTGATGCAACTTGATAAGGACTTTAAACCCCTATTTAAATTGCTTGAAACTCAGCCAGATCCATCTAGAAAACCCGATTCTTTAAATGACTTAAACCAAGTGATGCGGATCAAGAAAATTGATGTTAGCCAGATGCAGATGCATGAAGATGATATGAATTTAAGCTTGCTTGACTTGGGAAAACTACAATCCTTTCTGCCCAGTTCCAGGGGTTCTAATCAGTCTTCTGAAAATGGTTTTCTTTCGGATATCAGCAATGAAGGTTCTATGCCTATTGCAGGGTGTCCACCTTCGAGTTTTTCTTCTGTTGTAGATGAAGTGTTTGAACTAGAGAAGGGGTTATCTGTACTTCCTTTTTCTGTTCCTGGTTCTCATTTTGGATCTGCTCCGATGAATTGTCCCTCTCCTAAATGGGAAGGAGTTATGCAGATATCACAGTTAAATAATTCTTCAAATCTTTCTAGCATGGCCACCCACTATAATGGATCCTTATATCCATCAAATAATTTGAAAGGCCCCGTACATTCTGCTTCTCTTGGTAATCTACCTTCTGGCCCAGGAAGGAGTGCCACTGTGAGGAAAATACCAGTGTCAAAATCTGATCAGGATTTGGCTTCTCTTAGGTCTCCACAGTCAGTTGAGTATGGTTCTGGTACTTCAGTGGATGAAGATCAGCTGAGATTTATGAATGAAACTTCAAAGGGTGCAATATATGGGAATAAATCATCCCGGTTATTATCTCCACCTCGGTCTACTGGTCCCAGAATTTCTGGGCCTGGTGTGAGACCCAACGGGCCCAAAAGTACACCTATCGGGCCTTTAACTGGACCTTCCAGAGTTGCCGGATCAAACTCATATGCAACCACTCCC GTCCCAGATTCGGGAGTATGTCATAGCCCTAACCATGATGTTTCGAAAAATGATAGAAAACCTCGCAAACGCACAGTTTCAGATATGTTGAATTTGATCCCATCACTTCAGGGTGTGGAAGCCGATTCAGGAGTTTTTAAAAGGAGGAAAACTTCTGAAGTAACTCATCCTCATCAGTCTTCTTCACAGATGCTTATGTCAAGGGATataatttcaaaatttgaagtAAACAGTTTCGGGGATCTGATATCTGAAGCAAATAAGGGAAATGCACCTTCCAGCATTTATGTTTCAGCTCTTCTTCATGTGATCAGACACTGTTCTCTTTGTATTAAGCATGCCAGATTAACTAGCCAGATGGCGGCTCTGGATATCCCTTATGTTGAAGAAGTGGGTCTAAGAAGTACATCATCAAACATATGGTTTCGACTTCCATTTGCCAGAGGTGATGCATGGCAACACTTATGCTTGCGACTTGGCAGACCTGGAAGCATTTATTGGGATGTCAAAATAAATGACCAGCATTTCAGGGATTTGTGGGAGCTTCAGAAAGGAAGCAATGGTACACCTTGGGGTTCTGGTGTTCGAATTGCCAATACATCTGACATTGACTCTCATATTCGCTATGATCCAGAGGGTGTTGTTCTTAGTTATCAGTCTGTGGAGGCTGATAGTATTAAGAAGTTAGTGGCTGACATCCAAAGACTTTCTAATGCAAGAATGTTTGCCCTTGGGATGCGGAGATTGCTTGGTGTAAGAGCAGATGAGAAGCCAGAAGAAAGTAGTACAAACCCTGATTTTAAAGCACTAGGAGTCAAAGTTTCTCCTGAGGCAACTGATAGACTATCTGAGCAAATGCGAAGGGCATTTAGAATTGAGGCTGTTGGACTTATGAGTCTGTGGTTCAGTTTTGGATCAGGTGTCCTTGCTCGCTTTGTTGTAGAGTGGGAGTCAGGTAAAGAGGGTTGTACTATGCATGTAACCCCCGACCAACTTTGGCCCCATACCAAG TTCCTGGAAGATTTCATAAATGGAGCTGAAGTTGCTTCACTTTTGGATTGCATTCGACTCACTGCAGGGCCCTTGCATGCTCTTGCAGCGGCAACACGACCTGCACGAGCTAGTCCTATACCGGGGGTCCCTGGAGGAGCAGTCCTCTCTTCTATCCCAAAGCAGGCTGGGTACTTACCATCTCAGGGCCTTATGCCTACTAGTTCAACCACAAATGCCAGTCAGTCTCCTGGCCTTATGGGGAACGCAGTTTCATCTCCTTCTACAGGGCCTCTTGCAAATCATAGCCCGCATGGGGCTGCTGGTTTAGCTGGTGCTGGCCGAGGTGGACCTGGCATTGTACCCAGCTCACTGTTGCCCATTGATGTCTCTGTTGTGCTACGTGGACCCTATTGGATACGGATCATATACCGAAAGCACTTCGCGGTTGACATGCGCTGTTTTGCAGGAGATCAGGTTTGGTTGCAACCAGCAACCCCACCCAAGGGGGGCCCTTCCATTGGTGGGTCACTACCTTGCCCTCAATTTAGACCATTTATTATGGAGCATGTAGCCCAAGAATTGAATGGTTTAGATACTAATTTCACCGGTGGTCAGCAGACAGGACTGTCAAGTTCAATCAATCAAACCCCAAGTTCAGGTTCCCAACTGTCTACTGTAAATGGAAATAGGGTTAACCTCCCTGGTTCTGCTGCTATGTCCAGGACAGGCAACAACCAAGTAGCTGGTTTAAACCGTGTCGGAAATGCTTCTCTGGTATCCTCAAATTTGGCTGTTGTGAGCTCAGCAGGGCCGGCTTTACGTAGATCCCCAGGTCCTGGTGTCCCTGCTCATGTGAGAGGAGAACTGAATACAGCCATTATTGGTCTTGGAGATGACGGAGGGTATGGAGGTGGTTGGGTTCCTCTTGTTGCTCTTAAAAAGGTGCTAAGAGGTATTCTCAAGTACCTTGGAGTTCTATGGCTATTTGCCCAGCTACCAGGGCTCTTGAAAGAGATTTTGGGGTCAATTCTGAAAGACAATGAAGGCTCACTTCTAAATTTAGACCAGGAGCAGCCCGCCTTGAGATTCTTTGTTGG TGGCTATGTATTTGCTGTAAGTGTTCACAGAGTTCAACTTCTTCTTCAAGTACTGAGCGTGAAACGATTCcatcagcagcagcaacaaGGGCAACAGCCAAATACAAACACTGCCAATGAGGAATTATCTACAGCCGAAATAGGAGAAATATGTGACTACTTCAGTCGGCGTGTTGCTTCAGAGCCTTATGATGCATCTCGTGTCGCGTCATTCATTACTCTCCTTACCTTACCCATATCAGTTCTAAGAGAATTCTTGAAATTAATAGCATGGAAAAAAGGACTAGCCCAGGCACAAGGGGGAGATGTATCACCTGCTCAAAAACCCCGTATTGAATTATGCCTTGAAAACCATGCTGGCTCGAGTATGGATGGGAGCTCAGATAATTCATCTGTTGCCAAAAGTAATATTTATTATAATCGGCCTCATAACTCAGTTGATTTTGCATTGACACTTGTTCTTGATCCTGCTCACATACCTCCTATAAACGCCGCTGGTGGAGCTGCATGGTTGCCATACTGCGTCTCAGTGAGGTTGAGGTATTCATTTGGCGAAAATCCTAGCGTGTCCTTTCTTGGTATGGAAGGAAGCCATGGAGGTCGAGCTTGCTGGTTGCGCGTTGATGACTGGGAGAAGTGTAAAAACAAGGTTGCTCGAACTGTGGAACATCAGGGTAGTTCAGGAGTAGACGGTAGTCAAGGAAGGTTAAGAATCGTAGCTGACTATGTGCAAAGGACACTGCATATGTGCTTCAAGGGCTGA